GCCATTGGGCCCGCTGCCGGCCACCTTGGCCAGGAGTGTGCAGCCCGCGATGAGCGCCGCGGCGGTCAGCATGAAAGCTGCGGAAGCGAGGGGGTTGTGAGCGGGGGGCACGATTGTCTCCGTTCTGAAGGGCGAGAGGCGCATGCCTCGGAGTGGAAATCAATAGACAGGGCGATCCTTTCGCTGTATCCGCCGCGTCATGAGCAAGATGAACGCCTTCCCCAAGCCCCGACGCCGCGCCTTCCGCGCGTAACGTCCGCTTGCGGGCGCCGCATCCCGTCGCCCGGCTTTCGTTCCCCCTCAAATCCCCTTACATCGTTGACACCGGCCTGCCCACGCGGCACCAAAAGGCTCTTTTCGCAAGGATAACGCCATGATCACGTCCGTTCTCCCCACCTATGCACGCGCGCCCCTGTCCTTCGTGCGCGGCGAGGGTTCCTGGCTCTTCGAGGCGAACGGCGGGCGATACCTCGACCTTGGCGCGGGCATCGCGGTCAATGCGCTGGGCCATGCGAACCCGGACCTGATCGGGGCGCTGACGGCGCAAGCGCACAAGGTCTGGCATGTCTCGAACCTCTACCAGATCCCCGAGCAACAGGCGCTTGCCGACAAGCTTGTCGACAACTCCTTCGCCGACACCGTGTTCTTCACCAACTCGGGGACCGAGGCCGCCGAACTCGCGATCAAGATGGCGCGCAAGTATCACTACGATCGCGGCGACACCGACCGGATCGAGATCATCACCTTCTCGGGCTGCTTCCATGGCCGTTCGACCGGTGCCATCGCGGCGTCCGGGTCAGAGAAAATGGTCAAGGGCTTCGGCCCGCTCATGCCCGGTTTCGTGCATCTCGACTTTGGCGACCACGACGCGCTGAAGGCCGCTGTGGGTCCGAAGACCGCCGCCATCCTGATCGAGCCGGTGCAAGGCGAGGGCGGCATCCGCCCCGTGCCCGACCAATGCCTCAAGGGGCTTCGCGACATGTGCGACGAGGCCGGCGTGCTTCTGATCTTCGACGAGGTGCAATGTGGCATGGGCCGGACCGGCAAGCTCTTCGCCCATGAATGGGCGGGCGTCACTCCGGACATCCTGATGAGCGCCAAGGGCATCGGCGGGGGCTTCCCGCTCGGGGCGGTTCTTGCGACCGAAGCGGCCGCCTCCGGCATGACGCTCGGCACCCATGGCTCCACCTATGGCGGCAACCCGCTCGCCTGCGCCGTGGGCTGCAAGGTGATGGACGTCATCGCCAACGACGCCTTCCTGTCCGAGGTGAACCGCAAGGGCGGGCTCTTCCGGCAGAAGCTCGAAGGCCTCGTGGCGAGCCATCCCGACATCTTCGACAGCGTGCGCGGCGAGGGGCTGATGCTCGGCCTAAAGTGCAAGGTCGCGCCCGGCGACCTGGTGGCCGCGGGCTATGAGGCCGGCGTGATCACGGTGCCGGCGGCCGACAACGTCGTGCGCCTTCTTCCGCCGCTCAGCATTTCCGATGACGATATCGACGAGGGCATCGCCCGTCTCGACGCCGCCGCGAAGGCTCTGGAAGGACAGACGACATGAGACATTTCCTCGACATCAACGCGACCGAGGTCGACGATCTCAAGGGCATGATCGCCCAAGCACGGGCGATGAAGGATGCCCGGGGCGGACGTCCCAAGGGCACGGAGGACGACGACCTGCCCTTGAAGGGCCGGATGGTCGCGCTGATCTTCGAAAAGCCCTCCACCCGGACGCGCGTGAGCTTTGACATGGGCGTGCGCCAGATGGGCGGCGAGACGATGCTGCTCACCGGGCAGGAAATGCAGCTGGGTCACGGCGAGTCGATCGCCGACACCGCGCGCGTGCTGTCTCGTTATGTCGACATGATCATGATCCGGACCTTCGAGGAATCCGCGCTGCACGAACTGGCCGAATACGCGAGCGTGCCGGTGATCAACGGCCTGACCAACCGCACCCACCCCTGCCAGATCATGGCCGACGTGATGACCTTCGAGGAACACCGCGGCCCAATCACCGGCAAGAAGGTGGTCTGGACCGGCGACGGCAACAACGTGTGCGCGAGCTTCATCCATGCCGCCGGGCAATTCGGCTTCGACCTGACCTATACCGGGCCGGAACGGCTCGACCCCGATCCGGAGTTCGTCGCCGAGGCTCGCGCCAAGGGCTCTGACATCGTGATCGAGCGCGACCCGATGAAAGCCGTGGAAGGCGCCGATCTAGTGGTGGCCGACACCTGGGTGTCGATGCACGACGCGCCCTCGACCCGCGAGCGGCGGCACAACCTCCTGCGTCCCTACCAGGTGAACGACCACCTCATGGCCGGGGCGAACAAGGATGCGCTTTTCATGCATTGCCTGCCCGCCCATCGTGGCGAGGAAGTCACCGACAACGTGATGGACGGCCCGCAATCGGTGATCTTCGACGAGGCCGAGAACCGGCTTCACGCCCAGAAGGCGATCATGCGCTGGTGTCTCGGGGTCTAGCTCCTAGACGGCCTCGTCCCGCGCGGATTCCCAGGCGAGGAGGGCGCGCTTCACCGGCAGACCCCAGTGATAGCCGCCCAGTCCGCCCGACCGTCTCAGCGCCCGGTGACAGGGAATGATCCAGCTCACCGGGTTGCGGCCCACGGCGGTCCCCACGGCGCGCACCGCGCGGGGCGAGCCGATCGCGTGGGCGATTTCCGAATAGGTGGTGACATGACCCGAGGGGATGCTGATCAGCGCCTCCCAGACCTTGATCTGAAAGGGCGCGCCGATCATGTGGAGCCGCGCCGATCCCGACTGGTCGAAGGCGGCGTGCACCTCCTCGCGCAGCGCCATCGGGTCTTCCACGAAGCGCGCCCTGGGCCAACGCGCCAGCATGTCCGCCATCGCCGCCTCGGCCCCCGTCTCTGCCGCAAAGGCGAGACCACAGATGCCGCGATCCGTCGCCATCACCAGCGCGGCCTCGAACGGGCTGTCGAACCAGCCCCAGCGCACCGTCAGCCCCTCGCCACCGCGGGCATATTCACCGGGCGACATCGCCTCCCACGTCAGGAAGAGGTCATGAAGCCGCCCCGTGCCCGAAAGCCCGAGCGAATGGGCGGTCTCGAGCGTCGTGAACTTTTCCCTGAGCAGCGTCTTCGCGTGATCGAGCGTCAGGTATTGCTGGTAGCGCTTCGGACTGACGCCCGCCCATTTCGAGAACAGGCGCTGGAAATGCGCGGGGCTCAGGTTCACTTCGGCAGCGAGCGCGTCGAGCGATAGGGGCGCCCCCTCGGCGGCGTCGATCGCCTCGATCGCACGACGGATGATCTGGTAGTGATAGGCACCTTCGCCAGCGGTCGGTCTTTGCGGGTCCATCAGGGTCATCGGCTCGCTCCTTCTGCCCAGAGATTACGGCGACCGGCCCCGCCGGGCGACCCGATTCCTGCGCAATGCCGTCGCCCTGCACAGGCGCAATGTCGGCATGGCCGTGACCCGGGTCGTTCAACCTTGCACCCTGTCCCGAAACCCCGCATGAACAGCCCATGCAACGCCAGATGGACTATATGACGATCCGTGAGGTCTTCCGCCGCTTCCACGAAGCCGAGGCGGAACCGAAGGGCGAACTCGAACACGTCAACGCCTACACGCTCGTCGTCGCCGTCGCGCTTTCGGCGCAAGCCACGGACGCCGGCGTGAACAAGGCGACGCGGGAGCTCTTCAAGATCGCCGACACGCCGGAAAAGATGCTCGCGCTGGGCGAAGAGGGGCTGACCGAGCACATCAAGACCATCGGGCTTTTCCGGCAGAAGGCCAAGAACGTCATCAAGTTGAGCCAGATCCTCGTCGACCACTACGGCGGCGAGGTGCCCAATTCCCGCGCTGCCCTCACATCGCTGCCCGGTGTCGGGCGCAAGACGGCGAATGTGGTGCTCAACATGTGGTGGCACTACCCGGCTCAGGCGGTGGACACCCATATCTTCCGCGTCGGAAACCGCACCGGCATCGCGCCCGGCAAGGACGTCGTGGCCGTGGAACGCGCGATCGAGGACAATGTCCCCGCCGACTACCAGCTTCACGCCCATCACTGGCTCATCCTGCATGGCCGCTACATCTGCGTCGCCCGTAAACCCAAATGCGGCGCCTGCATCATCCGTGACCTCTGTCCCTACGAGGAGAAGACCCTTTGACCAAACGCTTTCAGGTTGTCGGCATCGGCAACGCCATCGTTGACGTGATCACGCAGGCCGACGACAGCTTTCTCGACCTCATGGGGATCGAGAAGGGCATCATGCAGCTGGTCGAGAAGGACCGGGGCGAGTTGCTCTACGGCGCGATGGAGAACCGGGTGCAGGCGCCGGGCGGCTCCGTCGCCAACACGATGGCGGGCCTTGGCGCGCTGGGGCTCTCCACCGGCTTCATCGGTCGCGTCCGGGACGACGCGCTGGGCCGGTTCTATGCCAAGGAGATGGTCGACGATGGCACCGTCTTCGTGAACGCGCCGGTGAAGGAGGGCGACCTGCCGACCTCCCGCTCGATGATTTTCGTCTCGCCCGATGGTGAGCGTTCGATGAACACCTATCTCGGTATTTCTTCCGAGATCAGCTCGGATGACGTGCACGAGGAAACCGCCCGTGACACCGAGGTCATGTTCCTCGAGGGCTACCTCTACGACAAGGACAAGGGCAAGGCCGCCTTCGACCGCGCCGCCCAGATCACCCACGGGGCCGGGGGCAAGGTGGGCCTGTCGCTCTCCGACCCCTTCTGCGTCGAGAGGCATCGCGACAGCTTCCGGCGCTTCGTGCGCGACATGGACTTCGTGATCGGCAACGAACACGAATGGGAAAGCCTCTACCAGACCGACCTGTCATCCGCCTTGGAACGGGCCGCCGCGGAATGCGGTCTCGCCGTCTGCACCCGCTCGGGCTCGGACACCGTGCTCATCCGGGGCGACGAGGAGGCCGTGGTCCCGGTCAACCGGCTCATGCCCGTGGACACCACCGGCGCAGGCGACCAGTTCGCGGCGGGGTTCCTCTACGGCTATGCCACGGGGCGCGACCTTGAGACCTGCGGCCGCATGGGCAATGTCGCGGCAGGCGAGGTCATCGGCCACATCGGCCCGCGCCCGGAAGCCGACATGAAGGCGCTCTTTCGCCAGAACGGCATCGCGCTCTGACCAAGGTGGGGGTGGGCACGGCCTGCGATCTTCACTGCTTCATAAATACCTTCGGGGGAAGAGCGGCTTTGCAAAGCAAAGACGCTCTCGGGGGCAGACAGCCCCCGTCCCACAGCGCAACAAGCATCACCAATCCTGATCTTGCGTCACGGTGCTACGGGCGGCGCCGAGCGAAGCGAGGCCCCGCGCGACGGGGCGAAGCCCCGGCGCAATACTTAAGGCAGGTGACGGGGCGAAGCCCCGGCGCAAGACTTGCAACGGATGACGGGGCGAAGCCCCGGCGCAAATCCCTATTCCCCGTAAGGAACCCAGACGGTCTTCACCTCGGTCGCCTGCGCAAGGAACTCCCTCCCCGCGCCGTCGGTGCCCATCCAGTCGCGGGTCAAGCCATGGTTGACCCAGGTCCGCTTGAGGTTCCCGGCACTCTCCGCCTCGATCAGCGCCGAGATATCTGCGCCCGAAGCCGACCAGACCGCATCGACCCCCAGATGCCCGGCCAAGGTCGGTGCAAGCTCCGCGTGAGAGCCCGTCAGGATATTCACCACACCTCCCGGCAGATCCGAGGTATCGAGCACCTGGTAGAAATCCGTCGCCGTCAGCGGATAGGGCTCCGACGCCACCAGCACCACCCGGTTGCCCATCGCAATCGCCGGGGCCATGAGCGACACGAGACCGAGGAGGGGCAACTCGTCCGGACAGAAGGCCCCGATCACGCCCACGGGCTCGTTCATGGCGAGCGCCACGCCGCGCATCGGCACGGGTTTGGCCGCCCCGTCGAACTTGTCGCACCAGGCGGCATAGGTGAAAATCCGCTCGATCGAGGCGTCGACCTCTTTCGCCCCGGTTCTGCCACCCGTGAGCCCGTCGATCCGCGCGGCGAACTCCCCCGCCCGGGCGGAGAGGTTCTCACCGATGTAGTAAAGGACCTGCGCCCTCAGATGCGCGGTAGCCTTGGACCAACCGGAGGCGCCCGTCGCCGCTTCCACGGCATTGCGCACATCTTTCCGGTTCGCCTTGCCCGCATGGCCCAGAAGCGTGCCGGATTTCGACCAGACCGGCTCCGAATAGCCGCCATCGGGCCGCGCCTGCTTGCCGCCGATGTAGAGTTTCGCGGTCCGGTCCAGCGCATCGACCCTGACGCCCTTCGGGGCGGGGACCTTCGCCACGGGTTTCAGAGCCGTCATCTTCGTCTTGGGCTTGGTGTAGGCCAGAAGCCCCTCCCAGCCGCCCTCCCGCCCGAAGCCGCTCTCGCGCACCCCGCCGAATCCCGCCGCGGCGTCGAACATATTGGTGCCGTTGACCCAGACCACGCCCGCGACCAGCTTGGGTGCGACGTCGAGCGCAAGGTTCACGTTCTCGGTCCAGAGCGTCGCGGCAAGCCCGTAGCGCGTGTTGTTCGCGATCTCGACGGCCTCTCCCGGCGTGCGGAAGGTCGTGGCGACCAGAACGGGTCCGAAGATCTCCTCCTGCATGAGCCGCGCGGCCGGTGACATGCCGGTGATGAGCGTCGGCGGATACCAGCTTCCCACGGCGGGCAGGTCACAGACGGGCTGATAGACATTGCCTTCGTGGCCGCCCTCCCGGACCATGTCCGTGACCGTTTGCAACTGCACCGGATCGACCAGCGCGCCGACGTCCACACTCTTGTCCATTGGGTCGCCGACGACGAGCTTGTCCATCCGGGCCTTCAGCTTGGCATAGAAGCGCGTGGCGACGGGTTCATGGACCAGTAGCCGCGATCCTGCGCAGCAGACTTGCCCTTGGTTGAACCAGATCGCGTCCACCAGCCCCTCGACCGCCGAGTCGAGGTCGGCGTCGTCGAAGACGATGTAGGGCGACTTGCCGCCCAGCTCGAGCGTGAGCGACTTGCCGGACCCGGCGGTGGCCTTGCGGATGATGCGGCCCACGTCGGTCGAGCCGGTGAAGGCGATCTTGTCGATGCCCTCATGCGCCGTGATCGCCGCCCCCGTGCGCCCGTCACCGGTGACAATGTTAACCACACCGGCAGGAACGCCGGCCTCTTCGCAGATTTCGGCGAAGAGAAGCGCCGTGAGCGAAGTATATTCGGCGGGTTTCAGGACCACCGTATTGCCCATCGCGATGGCCGGGGCGATTTTCCAGGCGAGCATGAGGAGCGGGAAGTTCCATGGGATGATCTGACCCGCGACGCCCAGCGGCTCGCGGTCTGCCATCTCGGTGTCGGAGAGCTGCGCCATCCCGGCATGATAGTAGAAATGCCGCGCGACCAGAGGGATGTCGGCGTCGCGGCTTTCGCGGATCGGCTTGCCGTTGTCGAGCGTTTCCAGCACGGCGAAGAGCCGAGCGTGTTTCTGGACGAGTCGCGCCAACGCGTAGAGCACCCTGGCCCTCTGGTGTCCCGAGGTCCTGGCCCAGGGTCCCTGCGCCTTGCGCGCGGCCCTCACGGCGGCGTCCACGTCGGCCTCGGTCGCCTGCGTGATCTGCGCGAGGTCCTCGCCTGTCGCCGGATTGCGGCTGGCGAAGGTCTCCCCCGGCTTCGTCCACGCCCCGCCGATGAAAAGACCGAAGGCGCGGTCGTGGGCGTCGAGCCAGGCCATCGCCTCGCCCGCGCTTTCGGGCGCATGTCCGTAGTCCATCGTCTCGAAGATTTCCTTGATGGTCATATCGGTCCCCTCAGGACATTGCGTGGCGGTAGCCCGCCGAGTAGTGGCCGGTCACATGGTGTTCGAGCTGCCGTTCGATGTCGCCCAGAAGCGACGAGGCGCCGAAGCGGAAGAGGTGATTGTCGAGCCAGTCGTCGCCCAGTTCCTCTTTCACCAACGCGAGATAGGTGAGCGCGTCCTTCGCCTTGGAAATCCCGCCCGCCGGTTTGTAGCCGACCTTGATGCCGGTGCGGTCATGATACTCCCGGATCGCCCGCATCATGACGAGGCTCACGGGGAGCGTCGCGTTGACGCTTTCCTTGCCGGTCGACGTCTTGATGAAATCCGCCCCCGCCATCATGCAGACGAGGCTCGCCCGCGCGACGTTGCGCAGCGTGCCAAGCTCGCCCGTCGCGAGGATCGCTTTCACATGGGCGTCGCCGCAGGCTTCGCGGAAGGTCTTCATCTCGTCGTAGAGCGCCTGCCAGTCGCCCGTGAGGACATGGCGGCGCGAGATCACAATGTCGATCTCCCGGGCGCCGGCCCGGACGCTTTCGCCGATCTCGGCCACCCGGAGGTGGAAAGGCGACAGCCCCGCGGGGAAGCCGGTGGAGACGGCGGCGACGGGGATACTGGTTCCTTCAAGGTAGCGCACCGCCGCCCCGACCATGTCGTGATAGACGCAGACCGCGCCCGTCGTGATCCCTTGCATACCCAGCGCGGCGAGCAGATCCGCGCGCACCGGATGGGCCGCCTTGGCGCAGAGCCTGCGCACACGCTCCTCGGTGTCGTCGCCGGCGAGGGTGGTCAGGTCGATCATGGTGATCGCCTTCAGAAGCCAGGCGGCCTGATGATCCTTCTTGACCGACCTGCGCGCGGCGATGGTCCCCGCCCGCCGCTCGATGGCCGAGGTGTTGGCCTGCGCGGCCCTCACCCAGTCCATGTCGAGCGCCATGCCGGGATTGCGCGGTTCGACCACGTCAGGAAGCTGCGCAGAGCCGGTCTGCACGGGGGCTTTGTGTTTTTCGTGTTGCACGGGTTTCTCCGGGATCCTTGCGGGAAAGGTCGCACGGAGGGGTGGATTCTGCAATATTTTCCGTTTGGTCAAATTTTTACGTGCGGTCGGTGGGGCAATGGCTGCGGCGAGTTGCTTTCGAGGCCCGTTCGGGGATCCGGAGGGTGCTTGGGGTGCGACGGTGGGTAAGCTTCGACCAAGAGCATGCGTTGTTAGTGTGGGAAGGATTCCGGGATTCTAGAATTCTGGAATCTTAGAATCCCGGAGCCATTAGAGGACTGCTGCGAAAGGAAAAATTCTTGCGCCGTCAAGGAAGGCGTTAACTGCCGGGTAATTGCGCGTCCTTACCCTGATCTTGACGAAGGCTCCACCAACCCGACACGACGTAAGGCATCCCATGACTATTGACGAACGCATTGCCATGAATTTCCGCGCCCTGGCGCATCCTCGCCGCGCGGCGATCTTTCGCCTGCTGACCGAGGATCCCGAGGTCGGCGCGACCTACCGCTCGCTGCAGATGGCATCCGGTCTCTGCGATGCCTCGCTCATTCACCACCTGCGGGATATGGAGCGCTGTGGGCTTATCCGGCGCCACCGCCGCGGCGCGGAGGTCGCCTATCGACTCGAAAGCGCGACCTTTTGCCGGACCGTCGCGCTGGCCCATTCCATGGCGACCGATGCGCGGCTCAGCCTGGCGAATGGTCCTCGCGCGGCCTAGTGCGCCTCGGCCCAGTTCGATCCGCGACCGGCGTCCACCACCAGCGGCACGCTCAGTTTCACTGCCGGGTCCGCCGCGCCCTCCATCACGTCACGGATCACCGGGATCGCCGCCTCTGCCGCCTCCGCCTCGACCTCGAAGATCAACTCGTCGTGGACCTGTAGCAGCATCTTCACGGGAAGCCCCGAAATCGCCGCCGGCATCCGGATCATCGCGCGCCGGATGATGTCCGCCGCCGTCCCCTGGATCGGCGCGTTGATCGCGGCCCGTTTCGCAAAACCCGCATGGGGCCCGCGCGCGTTGATCTCGGGCGTGTGGATCTTGCGACCGAAAAGCGTCGCGACATGGCCGTGCTCCTTGGCGAACGCCACGGTGTCGTCCATGTATTCCTTGATCCCCGGATACTTCTCGAAATACCGGTCGATGAAGCCCTGCGCATCTCCGCGCGGAATGCGCAGGTTGCGGGCCAGCCCGAAGCCCGAGATCCCGTAGATCACACCGAAGTTGATCGCCTTGGCCTGCCGCCGCACCTCGGGCGTCATCTGGTCGAGCGGCACGTCGAACATCTCCGACGCGGTCGCGGCGTGGATGTCCTCGCCGTCACGGAAGGCCTGCTTCATGCTCTCGATCCCGGCCACATGCGCCAATATCCGCAATTCGATCTGGGAATAGTCGAGCGACAGCAGAACCTTGCCCTCGGGCGCGACAAAGGCTTCGCGGATGCGACGGCCTTCCTCGGTGCGCACGGGAATGTTCTGAAGGTTGGGGTCGGTCGAGGCGAG
The Maritimibacter sp. DP1N21-5 DNA segment above includes these coding regions:
- a CDS encoding aldehyde dehydrogenase family protein; translation: MTIKEIFETMDYGHAPESAGEAMAWLDAHDRAFGLFIGGAWTKPGETFASRNPATGEDLAQITQATEADVDAAVRAARKAQGPWARTSGHQRARVLYALARLVQKHARLFAVLETLDNGKPIRESRDADIPLVARHFYYHAGMAQLSDTEMADREPLGVAGQIIPWNFPLLMLAWKIAPAIAMGNTVVLKPAEYTSLTALLFAEICEEAGVPAGVVNIVTGDGRTGAAITAHEGIDKIAFTGSTDVGRIIRKATAGSGKSLTLELGGKSPYIVFDDADLDSAVEGLVDAIWFNQGQVCCAGSRLLVHEPVATRFYAKLKARMDKLVVGDPMDKSVDVGALVDPVQLQTVTDMVREGGHEGNVYQPVCDLPAVGSWYPPTLITGMSPAARLMQEEIFGPVLVATTFRTPGEAVEIANNTRYGLAATLWTENVNLALDVAPKLVAGVVWVNGTNMFDAAAGFGGVRESGFGREGGWEGLLAYTKPKTKMTALKPVAKVPAPKGVRVDALDRTAKLYIGGKQARPDGGYSEPVWSKSGTLLGHAGKANRKDVRNAVEAATGASGWSKATAHLRAQVLYYIGENLSARAGEFAARIDGLTGGRTGAKEVDASIERIFTYAAWCDKFDGAAKPVPMRGVALAMNEPVGVIGAFCPDELPLLGLVSLMAPAIAMGNRVVLVASEPYPLTATDFYQVLDTSDLPGGVVNILTGSHAELAPTLAGHLGVDAVWSASGADISALIEAESAGNLKRTWVNHGLTRDWMGTDGAGREFLAQATEVKTVWVPYGE
- a CDS encoding helix-turn-helix transcriptional regulator, producing the protein MTIDERIAMNFRALAHPRRAAIFRLLTEDPEVGATYRSLQMASGLCDASLIHHLRDMERCGLIRRHRRGAEVAYRLESATFCRTVALAHSMATDARLSLANGPRAA
- the argF gene encoding ornithine carbamoyltransferase, which codes for MRHFLDINATEVDDLKGMIAQARAMKDARGGRPKGTEDDDLPLKGRMVALIFEKPSTRTRVSFDMGVRQMGGETMLLTGQEMQLGHGESIADTARVLSRYVDMIMIRTFEESALHELAEYASVPVINGLTNRTHPCQIMADVMTFEEHRGPITGKKVVWTGDGNNVCASFIHAAGQFGFDLTYTGPERLDPDPEFVAEARAKGSDIVIERDPMKAVEGADLVVADTWVSMHDAPSTRERRHNLLRPYQVNDHLMAGANKDALFMHCLPAHRGEEVTDNVMDGPQSVIFDEAENRLHAQKAIMRWCLGV
- the deoC gene encoding deoxyribose-phosphate aldolase — protein: MQHEKHKAPVQTGSAQLPDVVEPRNPGMALDMDWVRAAQANTSAIERRAGTIAARRSVKKDHQAAWLLKAITMIDLTTLAGDDTEERVRRLCAKAAHPVRADLLAALGMQGITTGAVCVYHDMVGAAVRYLEGTSIPVAAVSTGFPAGLSPFHLRVAEIGESVRAGAREIDIVISRRHVLTGDWQALYDEMKTFREACGDAHVKAILATGELGTLRNVARASLVCMMAGADFIKTSTGKESVNATLPVSLVMMRAIREYHDRTGIKVGYKPAGGISKAKDALTYLALVKEELGDDWLDNHLFRFGASSLLGDIERQLEHHVTGHYSAGYRHAMS
- a CDS encoding aspartate aminotransferase family protein; amino-acid sequence: MITSVLPTYARAPLSFVRGEGSWLFEANGGRYLDLGAGIAVNALGHANPDLIGALTAQAHKVWHVSNLYQIPEQQALADKLVDNSFADTVFFTNSGTEAAELAIKMARKYHYDRGDTDRIEIITFSGCFHGRSTGAIAASGSEKMVKGFGPLMPGFVHLDFGDHDALKAAVGPKTAAILIEPVQGEGGIRPVPDQCLKGLRDMCDEAGVLLIFDEVQCGMGRTGKLFAHEWAGVTPDILMSAKGIGGGFPLGAVLATEAAASGMTLGTHGSTYGGNPLACAVGCKVMDVIANDAFLSEVNRKGGLFRQKLEGLVASHPDIFDSVRGEGLMLGLKCKVAPGDLVAAGYEAGVITVPAADNVVRLLPPLSISDDDIDEGIARLDAAAKALEGQTT
- a CDS encoding adenosine kinase → MTKRFQVVGIGNAIVDVITQADDSFLDLMGIEKGIMQLVEKDRGELLYGAMENRVQAPGGSVANTMAGLGALGLSTGFIGRVRDDALGRFYAKEMVDDGTVFVNAPVKEGDLPTSRSMIFVSPDGERSMNTYLGISSEISSDDVHEETARDTEVMFLEGYLYDKDKGKAAFDRAAQITHGAGGKVGLSLSDPFCVERHRDSFRRFVRDMDFVIGNEHEWESLYQTDLSSALERAAAECGLAVCTRSGSDTVLIRGDEEAVVPVNRLMPVDTTGAGDQFAAGFLYGYATGRDLETCGRMGNVAAGEVIGHIGPRPEADMKALFRQNGIAL
- the nth gene encoding endonuclease III: MQRQMDYMTIREVFRRFHEAEAEPKGELEHVNAYTLVVAVALSAQATDAGVNKATRELFKIADTPEKMLALGEEGLTEHIKTIGLFRQKAKNVIKLSQILVDHYGGEVPNSRAALTSLPGVGRKTANVVLNMWWHYPAQAVDTHIFRVGNRTGIAPGKDVVAVERAIEDNVPADYQLHAHHWLILHGRYICVARKPKCGACIIRDLCPYEEKTL
- a CDS encoding bifunctional helix-turn-helix domain-containing protein/methylated-DNA--[protein]-cysteine S-methyltransferase translates to MTLMDPQRPTAGEGAYHYQIIRRAIEAIDAAEGAPLSLDALAAEVNLSPAHFQRLFSKWAGVSPKRYQQYLTLDHAKTLLREKFTTLETAHSLGLSGTGRLHDLFLTWEAMSPGEYARGGEGLTVRWGWFDSPFEAALVMATDRGICGLAFAAETGAEAAMADMLARWPRARFVEDPMALREEVHAAFDQSGSARLHMIGAPFQIKVWEALISIPSGHVTTYSEIAHAIGSPRAVRAVGTAVGRNPVSWIIPCHRALRRSGGLGGYHWGLPVKRALLAWESARDEAV